The DNA segment CCTCGACTTTTTTAGAACAGGTCCGAGTCAAATAGCAATGATTYGAAGCACYTCTTTTTACACTATTTCGGAAACCCAAGGACTCAATCGTATGGATATGTAAAATACAGGATTTCCAATCCTAGCAGGAAAAGGAGGGAAACGGATACTCAATTTAAAGTGAGTAAACAGAATTCCATACATATAGAATTCTGYGGAAAGCCGTATTCGATGAAAGTCGTATGTACGGTTTGGAGGGAGATCTTTCATATCTTTCGAGATCCACCCTACAATATGGGGTCAAAAAGCCAAAATAAAAGATTTGAGCCCTTATAAAAAGAAAACAGATTCTTGAACCCCTTTCACGCTCATGTCACGCCGAGGTACTGCAGAAGAAAAAACTGCAAAATCCGATCCAATTTATCGTAATCGATTAGTTAACATGTTGGTTAACCGTATTCTGAAACACGGAAAAAAATCATTGGCTTATCAAATTATCTATCGAGCCYTGAAAAAGATTCAACAAAAGACAGAAACAAATCCACTATGTGTTTTACGTCAAGCAATACGTGGAGTAACTCCCGATATAGCAGTAAAAGCAAGACGTGTAGGCGGRTCRACTCATCA comes from the Marinifilum sp. JC120 genome and includes:
- the rpsG gene encoding 30S ribosomal protein S7, which encodes MSRRGTAEEKTAKSDPIYRNRLVNMLVNRILKHGKKSLAYQIIYRALKKIQQKTETNPLCVLRQAIRGVTPDIAVKARRVGGSTHQVPIEIGSTQGKALAIRWLLGASRKRPGRNMAFKLSSELVDAAKGSGDAIRKXEETHXMAEANRAFAHFR